One region of Cobetia sp. cqz5-12 genomic DNA includes:
- a CDS encoding type 1 glutamine amidotransferase domain-containing protein yields the protein MTQQTDQQTRQQLQGKRVAILATHGFEESELAVPRAALQEAGVEVHIVSPEKDGIRAWAETDWGEKYHVDTPLNDASEHDYHGLVLPGGLFNPDTLRQDETALNFVRSFFQAHKPVAAICHAPWILIDAGVVEGRQMTSFPSIARDLKNAGAEWQDSEVVCDSALVTSRKPADLDAFNAKLLEELAEGKHQHQHA from the coding sequence ATGACACAGCAGACCGATCAGCAGACACGTCAACAACTGCAAGGTAAGCGCGTGGCCATTCTCGCGACCCATGGCTTCGAGGAATCCGAGCTCGCGGTGCCGCGCGCCGCACTGCAGGAGGCGGGCGTCGAGGTACATATCGTCTCGCCGGAGAAAGACGGCATTCGCGCCTGGGCCGAAACCGATTGGGGCGAGAAGTATCATGTCGACACCCCGCTCAACGATGCCAGCGAACACGACTATCACGGCCTGGTGCTACCGGGTGGCCTGTTCAATCCGGACACCCTGCGCCAAGACGAGACCGCACTGAACTTCGTGCGCAGTTTCTTCCAGGCTCACAAGCCTGTGGCCGCCATCTGTCACGCGCCGTGGATCCTGATCGATGCCGGCGTCGTCGAAGGTCGTCAGATGACCTCCTTCCCCTCCATCGCACGGGACCTGAAGAACGCCGGTGCCGAGTGGCAGGACAGTGAAGTGGTGTGTGACAGCGCGCTGGTCACCAGCCGCAAGCCAGCAGACCTTGATGCGTTCAATGCCAAGCTGCTCGAGGAGCTGGCCGAAGGCAAGCACCAGCATCAGCACGCCTGA
- the rmuC gene encoding DNA recombination protein RmuC, with translation MPLLSESSAVMWLLVGVLLMLSLILGLGWRRAREQFHALEESSDETRQTLQQMLEEARDLQQQAEQRTALIEQRGALDGQQAEQQQRYLSQSLEEARQARDALTEQLATLRESLQGRLDEQSRALSEQQTLARSLTRQQEVLEAQLLEREERLETLSERYAELRETHASLVTRQRQEASHHEQQLALLNESRERLSQEFEQLAGKVFEERQQRFTAASGAQLEQLLKPFREQVGDFRQRLEQLHGEEVRERTSLKSQLDQLAGLNRQITEEAANLSRALKGDSKMQGNWGEMILETVLERSGLRDGIEFKREVSFTGEGGRQRPDAIVYLPDNKHLIIDAKVSLTAYTEYVNAEDDVTRARALRAHLTSVRGHVTGLARRNYPAIEGLGSPDFVFLFLPMEPAFALAFEHDDSLFQDAFTQGVVMVTPTTLLASLRTVASLWSLERQNDNARVIGERAGALLDKFRGLAESLEELGTQLGRTREAHDTAMKRLASGRGNLISRAEELLELGARMKKPLPESLVRQSRDTLHQPEQALDQPPTSAPSVLDRQATSERPAGEEAAASEGQDGIGAPDAETPDAEALDTEAGQAPASLSRWELMERKWQGDS, from the coding sequence ATGCCGCTGCTTTCTGAATCTTCCGCCGTGATGTGGTTGCTGGTCGGCGTGCTGTTGATGCTGTCGTTGATCCTGGGGCTGGGCTGGCGGCGAGCCCGCGAGCAGTTTCACGCTCTCGAAGAGAGCAGTGACGAAACTCGGCAGACGTTGCAGCAGATGCTTGAAGAGGCGCGGGATCTACAGCAACAGGCCGAGCAGCGGACGGCCTTGATCGAACAACGTGGCGCACTGGATGGGCAGCAGGCGGAGCAGCAGCAACGCTATCTGAGCCAGTCGCTGGAGGAGGCGCGCCAGGCGCGCGATGCGCTGACGGAGCAGCTCGCCACGCTGCGCGAATCGCTGCAGGGGCGCCTGGATGAACAGTCACGCGCCCTGAGTGAGCAGCAGACGCTGGCGCGCAGCCTGACCCGCCAGCAGGAAGTGCTGGAGGCGCAGCTGCTGGAGCGCGAGGAGCGTCTCGAGACACTGAGCGAGCGCTACGCCGAGCTGCGCGAGACACATGCCTCGCTGGTGACGCGCCAGCGTCAGGAGGCCAGCCATCACGAGCAGCAGCTGGCATTGCTCAACGAGTCGCGCGAGCGCCTGAGTCAGGAATTCGAGCAGCTGGCGGGCAAGGTGTTCGAGGAGCGCCAGCAGCGCTTCACCGCCGCCAGTGGCGCCCAGCTCGAGCAGTTGCTCAAGCCGTTTCGTGAGCAGGTCGGCGACTTCCGTCAGCGCCTCGAGCAGCTGCATGGCGAGGAGGTGCGTGAGCGCACCAGCCTCAAGAGTCAGCTCGACCAGCTGGCGGGCCTCAACCGCCAGATCACCGAGGAGGCGGCCAATCTGTCGCGGGCGCTCAAGGGCGACAGCAAGATGCAGGGCAACTGGGGCGAGATGATTCTGGAGACCGTGCTGGAGCGCTCCGGTCTGCGTGATGGCATCGAGTTCAAGCGCGAGGTGTCGTTCACCGGCGAGGGCGGACGCCAGCGTCCGGATGCCATCGTCTACCTGCCCGACAACAAGCATCTGATCATCGATGCCAAGGTTTCACTGACCGCCTACACCGAGTACGTCAACGCCGAGGATGACGTGACGCGAGCCCGCGCGCTGCGTGCGCATCTGACCTCGGTGCGTGGCCATGTCACCGGGCTTGCGCGGCGCAACTATCCCGCCATCGAGGGGCTGGGCTCGCCGGATTTCGTGTTCCTTTTCCTGCCGATGGAGCCGGCCTTCGCGCTGGCTTTCGAACACGATGACAGCCTGTTCCAGGACGCCTTCACCCAGGGCGTGGTGATGGTGACGCCGACCACCTTGCTGGCCAGTCTGCGCACCGTGGCGAGTCTGTGGAGTCTGGAACGCCAGAACGACAATGCGCGCGTGATCGGGGAGCGCGCCGGGGCGCTGCTCGACAAGTTCCGCGGCCTCGCCGAATCCCTCGAGGAGCTGGGTACTCAGCTGGGGCGCACGCGCGAGGCGCATGATACCGCCATGAAGCGGCTGGCCAGCGGGCGCGGCAACCTGATCAGCCGTGCCGAGGAGCTGCTGGAACTCGGCGCGCGCATGAAGAAGCCATTGCCGGAATCACTGGTGCGCCAGTCGCGCGACACCCTGCATCAGCCCGAGCAGGCGCTGGATCAGCCGCCGACATCCGCGCCGTCGGTGCTTGATCGCCAGGCCACATCCGAGCGGCCTGCCGGTGAAGAAGCGGCGGCCAGTGAAGGCCAGGATGGCATCGGAGCGCCGGACGCCGAGACGCCGGACGCCGAGGCGCTGGATACCGAGGCAGGGCAGGCGCCTGCGTCGCTCTCGCGCTGGGAGCTCATGGAGCGCAAGTGGCAGGGCGATAGCTGA
- a CDS encoding BufA1 family periplasmic bufferin-type metallophore — protein sequence MSTKTNTSAKTAFALASAFGTAVALSTAVVSLPAHAAGMEKCYGVSLAGENDCAAGPGTSCAGTSTVDYQGNAWKLVPEGTCTSIETPNGTGSLEEIK from the coding sequence ATGTCTACCAAGACGAACACGTCCGCCAAGACCGCTTTTGCCCTGGCCTCCGCATTCGGAACCGCTGTCGCTCTGTCTACCGCTGTCGTCTCGCTTCCGGCTCACGCGGCGGGCATGGAAAAGTGTTACGGCGTGTCGCTGGCCGGTGAGAATGACTGCGCCGCTGGTCCGGGCACTTCGTGTGCCGGAACCTCGACCGTCGATTATCAGGGCAATGCCTGGAAGCTGGTTCCGGAAGGCACCTGCACCTCCATCGAGACGCCGAATGGCACCGGCAGCCTGGAAGAGATCAAGTAA
- the bufB gene encoding MNIO family bufferin maturase has product MHQPSPSPGSPDFGTAYSSLDEMAVGISLKAQHVRELMSSRPALGFLEIHAENYMGAGGAPHARLDALQEYPLSIHGVGLSLASERPLDATHLARLRTLCERHPPTSVSEHLAWAGHSGHFYNDLLPVPLTDAMLARVSDNLMQLQDTLGRQVLIENPAHYLRFDARELGAELIPETHFLTRLVERSGCGLLIDVNNVFVSAHNIGIDPAAWLESIPAHAVGEVHLAGHGEDTREGLLIDNHGAPVCDEVWALYADFINRIGPRPTLIEWDTQVPALEVLLGQTARAQTLLHSTRAQQLARSGEEGDR; this is encoded by the coding sequence ATGCACCAGCCATCCCCTTCCCCCGGCAGTCCGGATTTCGGTACGGCCTATTCCTCGCTCGACGAGATGGCCGTCGGCATCAGTCTCAAGGCGCAGCATGTGCGTGAGCTGATGTCGTCGCGACCGGCGCTGGGGTTTCTCGAGATTCATGCCGAGAACTACATGGGCGCCGGCGGGGCACCCCATGCTCGGCTTGATGCGCTGCAGGAGTATCCGCTCTCGATTCATGGTGTCGGCCTGTCGCTGGCATCGGAGCGCCCGCTGGATGCCACGCATCTGGCGCGCCTCAGAACGCTCTGCGAGCGTCACCCGCCCACCAGCGTGTCAGAACATCTGGCCTGGGCCGGCCATAGCGGCCACTTCTACAACGACCTGCTGCCGGTACCGCTGACGGACGCGATGCTGGCACGGGTCAGCGATAACCTGATGCAGTTGCAGGACACCCTGGGCCGTCAGGTATTGATCGAGAATCCCGCCCACTATCTGCGTTTCGATGCACGCGAGCTGGGAGCGGAACTGATTCCCGAGACCCATTTCCTCACTCGCCTGGTCGAGCGTAGTGGCTGTGGGCTGCTGATCGACGTCAACAATGTCTTCGTCTCGGCGCACAACATCGGGATCGATCCCGCGGCCTGGCTGGAGTCCATTCCGGCTCACGCCGTCGGGGAGGTCCATCTGGCGGGGCATGGTGAGGACACGCGTGAAGGCCTGTTGATCGACAATCATGGTGCGCCGGTCTGCGATGAGGTCTGGGCACTGTATGCCGACTTCATCAATCGCATCGGGCCGCGCCCGACGCTGATTGAGTGGGATACCCAGGTGCCGGCGCTGGAGGTATTGCTGGGACAGACCGCGCGCGCGCAGACCTTGCTGCACAGCACGCGGGCGCAGCAACTGGCACGCTCCGGCGAGGAGGGCGACCGATGA
- a CDS encoding HvfC/BufC N-terminal domain-containing protein produces the protein MSSLERHASAGHQPDWQGAFIEALTQPDAALPGIEAGHQQRLDVYRNNVWASLISALEEAYPVTRQVVGERFFAALAHDHSRHHLPRSPLMMEYGAGLAETLHATLTTLVETRQVLAAQLPFYAVDLARFEAARLVAYHAADAEALVPTRLAGLPPEAVMELRFSAHPAACLLHLEHAVLEIWQRHQHAGATLEGLDIARPQRVLITRPALDVQVTVLCEAAACLLELLLAGQTLADAAARLADAHPEQELGPLLAPLLASGVFRAPT, from the coding sequence ATGAGCTCTCTCGAGCGGCACGCCAGCGCTGGGCACCAGCCCGACTGGCAGGGCGCCTTCATCGAGGCGCTCACCCAGCCCGACGCTGCGCTGCCCGGTATCGAGGCAGGCCATCAGCAGCGCCTCGATGTCTATCGCAACAATGTCTGGGCCAGCTTGATCAGTGCGCTGGAAGAGGCCTATCCGGTGACCCGTCAGGTGGTAGGTGAGCGCTTCTTTGCGGCCCTGGCCCATGATCATTCCCGTCATCATCTGCCGCGATCACCGCTGATGATGGAGTATGGGGCTGGCCTTGCCGAAACCCTGCACGCGACCCTGACCACGCTGGTCGAGACGCGTCAGGTGTTGGCTGCTCAGCTACCGTTCTATGCGGTGGACCTGGCACGCTTCGAGGCCGCTCGTCTGGTGGCCTATCACGCGGCGGACGCCGAAGCCCTGGTGCCGACCCGGCTGGCGGGTTTGCCGCCCGAGGCGGTGATGGAGCTCAGGTTCTCGGCGCACCCCGCGGCATGCCTGCTGCACCTGGAGCATGCGGTGCTCGAGATCTGGCAGCGCCATCAGCATGCAGGCGCGACGCTTGAGGGGCTGGATATCGCGCGGCCCCAGCGGGTGTTGATCACGCGCCCGGCGCTGGATGTGCAGGTCACGGTGCTGTGCGAGGCCGCTGCCTGTCTGCTTGAGCTGCTGCTGGCGGGGCAGACGCTGGCGGACGCGGCAGCGCGGCTCGCAGACGCACATCCTGAACAGGAGCTGGGGCCGCTGCTGGCCCCCCTGCTGGCAAGTGGTGTCTTTCGCGCGCCGACCTGA
- a CDS encoding DoxX family protein: MSLESSTTPAVRSGVAGQVLKVFVWLENLRMDAVLILMRIVMGAVFFMSAQTKVDGFSIKDSTFFLFEHEYALPLVSPILAAWLATIAEHLFPLMLWLGLGTRFAALGLALMTLTIQLFVYPHAWVTHGLWLSSLLVLVLQGPGRLSLDQLIRSRIA, from the coding sequence ATGAGCCTTGAATCATCAACGACGCCTGCGGTTCGCTCCGGTGTGGCGGGGCAGGTCCTGAAAGTGTTCGTCTGGCTGGAAAATCTGCGCATGGATGCGGTGCTGATCCTGATGCGCATCGTGATGGGCGCCGTGTTCTTCATGTCGGCGCAGACCAAGGTCGACGGCTTCTCGATCAAGGACAGCACCTTCTTCCTGTTTGAACACGAATACGCCTTGCCACTGGTCTCACCGATACTGGCCGCGTGGCTGGCGACCATCGCCGAGCACCTCTTCCCGCTGATGCTGTGGCTGGGGCTGGGGACGCGCTTCGCGGCGCTGGGGCTGGCCCTCATGACACTGACCATCCAGTTGTTCGTCTATCCCCACGCCTGGGTGACCCACGGCCTGTGGCTGTCCAGCCTGCTGGTGCTGGTACTGCAAGGCCCGGGGCGTCTGTCGCTTGATCAGCTGATTCGCTCACGCATCGCCTGA
- a CDS encoding App1 family protein: MSLPLTRLLRKLLHVAAKPMRHAQGKDGYVIHAYRGYGSHSEAFLMGRIFRQPGSRSQLAPGAGRDLMDVGRRMLRWGKSGVEVEVALGDNRTTAITDRDGYFSVHLPLVEPLEHQGQWHTARITACPPKQPLVEGEAQVYLPPISTRLGVISDIDDTVMYTGVANKLKMLYRLFIESAERRTAFPGVAALYQALHEGDDGQQQRPLLYVSRGPWSIYEMLEVFFQHNRIPVGPILFLREWGLTLQRPLPRRSEDHKQALIEKMLGLYDEMQFLLIGDSGQHDPEVYAEVVRRYPGRICAIYIRQIGDSDSRKAELDRLGEELAALGCVMLLSTDSLDMAHHAHANGYIDAASVEMVRAEIEHQLADEPA, translated from the coding sequence ATGTCACTGCCGCTGACACGTCTGCTACGCAAGCTGCTGCATGTGGCTGCCAAGCCCATGCGCCACGCCCAGGGCAAGGATGGCTACGTCATTCACGCCTACCGTGGCTATGGCTCGCACAGCGAAGCCTTTCTGATGGGGCGCATCTTCCGCCAGCCCGGCTCACGTAGCCAGCTGGCTCCCGGTGCCGGACGCGACCTGATGGATGTCGGTCGCCGCATGCTGCGCTGGGGCAAGAGCGGCGTCGAGGTAGAGGTCGCGCTGGGAGACAATCGCACCACCGCCATCACCGACCGCGATGGCTACTTCAGCGTGCATCTGCCGTTGGTCGAGCCGCTGGAGCATCAGGGCCAGTGGCATACCGCCCGCATCACCGCGTGTCCGCCGAAGCAGCCCCTGGTGGAGGGCGAGGCACAGGTCTATCTGCCGCCCATCAGCACGCGCCTCGGGGTGATCAGCGATATCGACGACACCGTGATGTACACCGGTGTCGCCAACAAGCTCAAGATGCTTTATCGCCTGTTCATCGAGTCCGCCGAGCGCCGCACCGCCTTTCCCGGCGTGGCCGCGCTCTATCAGGCACTGCATGAGGGAGATGACGGCCAGCAGCAGCGCCCGCTGCTCTATGTGTCGCGTGGCCCATGGAGCATCTACGAGATGCTGGAGGTCTTCTTCCAGCACAACCGCATTCCGGTCGGGCCGATCCTGTTCCTGCGCGAGTGGGGCCTGACGCTGCAACGCCCGCTGCCCAGACGCTCCGAAGACCACAAGCAGGCGCTGATCGAGAAGATGCTCGGCCTGTATGACGAGATGCAGTTCCTGCTCATCGGCGACAGCGGCCAGCATGACCCGGAAGTCTACGCCGAGGTCGTACGCCGCTATCCCGGCCGCATCTGCGCGATCTACATTCGCCAGATAGGCGATTCGGACTCGCGCAAGGCCGAACTGGACCGGCTCGGCGAGGAGCTGGCCGCTCTCGGCTGCGTGATGCTGTTGAGCACCGATAGCCTCGACATGGCGCACCACGCGCATGCCAACGGCTACATCGATGCCGCCAGTGTCGAGATGGTGCGTGCCGAGATCGAGCATCAACTCGCCGACGAGCCGGCCTGA
- a CDS encoding Dps family protein: MSNDTNAIGLHTASATQLAEHLNILLANYQTFYMNARGYHWNVKGNQFFELHVKFEETYTDLLTKVDEIAERILTLGHEPLHAYSDYARVATIKEDTHVSDGTACIKGLLTGYKSLIELQREIMSVASDADDEGTASLVGDYIREQEKTVWMLSAYLGE; encoded by the coding sequence ATGTCCAACGATACCAATGCCATCGGCCTGCACACTGCCAGCGCCACTCAGCTGGCCGAGCACCTCAACATCCTGCTGGCCAACTACCAGACCTTCTACATGAATGCCCGTGGCTACCACTGGAACGTGAAGGGCAACCAGTTCTTCGAGCTGCACGTGAAGTTCGAGGAAACCTACACCGACCTGCTGACCAAGGTCGACGAGATCGCCGAGCGTATCCTGACCCTGGGTCACGAGCCGCTGCACGCCTACAGTGACTACGCGCGTGTCGCCACCATCAAGGAAGACACCCACGTCAGCGACGGCACGGCTTGCATCAAGGGTCTGCTGACCGGTTACAAGTCCCTGATCGAACTGCAGCGCGAAATCATGTCCGTCGCGTCTGACGCCGATGATGAAGGTACCGCCTCACTGGTCGGTGACTACATCCGCGAGCAGGAAAAGACCGTGTGGATGCTGTCCGCCTACCTGGGCGAGTAA
- a CDS encoding BCCT family transporter, with translation MSENADQPTVAKINPPVFFGSAVVILAFVIFTVAMPETAQTAFGHVQTWIIDTVGWFYLLAMGLFVIFTLGLAFSRYGDIKLGPDHSEPDFSYGSWFAMLFSAGMGIGLMFYGVAEPVFHFTAPPVGDAGTVEAAREAMKTTFFHWGIHAWGVYAVVALALAYFSFRHNLPLRISSALYPLIGKRIHGPIGHAVDIFAVFGTMFGVATSLGLGVLQVSSGLHYLFDIDNDLTTQIILIAIITCLATVSVVMGLDGGIRRLSELNLGLALALMLFVLCVGPTIFLLQTLIQNIGGYLSEVVDKTFNMFAYIPEDGPSKWLGGWTLFYWGWWIAWSPFVGMFIARVSRGRTIREFVYGVLFVPMGFTFLWLTFFGDSALHMLLTDTAGNLAEAVSADASVALFKFLELFPFGSITSMLATVLVVTFFVTSSDSGSLVIDMLTSKEGDESPVWQRVFWAFSEGFVAVALLMAGGLGALQTASLASALPFAIILMFVCYGLLKALRLEGVKQRSMQHLSNTPGHTAGGARSWQKRVQTLVETPRQKNVEQYLINTVTPALADVAKEFEAQGLDTRVNDEEDRSYLQVSHGEEVDFVYGVRVREYAAPAFALRNVKRKGTSDVERQYRAEVFLREGGQTYDVMGYTKEQVIGDVLDQYEKHMHFLHMARN, from the coding sequence ATGTCAGAAAATGCCGACCAGCCCACGGTCGCCAAGATCAATCCGCCAGTCTTCTTCGGCTCCGCCGTCGTGATTCTGGCGTTCGTGATCTTTACGGTCGCCATGCCGGAAACCGCACAGACCGCCTTCGGTCATGTCCAGACCTGGATCATCGACACCGTCGGCTGGTTCTACCTGCTGGCCATGGGCCTGTTCGTGATCTTCACGCTGGGTCTCGCCTTCTCGCGCTATGGCGACATCAAGCTGGGGCCAGACCATTCCGAGCCGGACTTCAGCTACGGCTCCTGGTTCGCGATGCTGTTCTCCGCGGGCATGGGCATCGGCCTGATGTTCTATGGCGTTGCCGAGCCTGTCTTCCACTTCACTGCGCCTCCGGTCGGCGATGCCGGCACCGTCGAGGCCGCCCGTGAGGCCATGAAGACCACTTTCTTCCACTGGGGCATCCACGCCTGGGGCGTCTATGCCGTCGTGGCGCTGGCGCTGGCCTACTTCAGCTTCCGCCACAACCTGCCGCTGCGCATCAGCTCCGCGCTGTATCCGCTGATCGGCAAGCGCATCCATGGCCCGATCGGCCATGCCGTGGATATCTTCGCCGTCTTCGGCACCATGTTCGGGGTCGCGACCTCACTGGGTCTTGGCGTGCTGCAGGTCAGCTCCGGTCTGCATTATCTGTTCGATATCGACAACGATCTGACCACCCAGATCATCCTGATCGCCATCATCACCTGTCTGGCGACCGTCTCCGTGGTCATGGGTCTGGATGGCGGCATCCGTCGTCTCTCCGAGCTGAACCTTGGCCTGGCACTGGCGCTGATGCTGTTCGTGCTGTGCGTGGGTCCGACCATCTTCCTGCTGCAGACGCTGATCCAGAACATCGGTGGCTACCTCAGCGAAGTGGTCGACAAGACCTTCAACATGTTCGCTTACATCCCGGAAGATGGCCCGTCCAAATGGCTGGGTGGCTGGACCCTGTTCTACTGGGGCTGGTGGATCGCGTGGTCCCCGTTCGTGGGCATGTTCATCGCGCGTGTCTCGCGTGGTCGCACCATCCGTGAATTCGTCTACGGCGTGCTGTTCGTACCGATGGGCTTCACCTTCCTGTGGCTGACCTTCTTCGGCGACAGCGCCCTGCACATGCTGCTGACCGATACCGCAGGCAACCTGGCGGAAGCGGTCTCCGCCGATGCGTCCGTGGCACTGTTCAAGTTCCTGGAGCTGTTCCCGTTCGGCAGCATCACCTCCATGCTGGCCACCGTGCTGGTGGTGACCTTCTTCGTCACCTCCTCGGATTCCGGCTCGCTGGTCATCGACATGCTGACCTCCAAGGAAGGTGACGAATCTCCGGTCTGGCAGCGTGTCTTCTGGGCCTTCTCCGAAGGTTTCGTCGCCGTGGCGCTGCTGATGGCGGGTGGCCTGGGCGCGCTGCAGACCGCCTCGCTGGCCTCTGCCCTGCCGTTCGCGATCATCCTGATGTTCGTCTGCTATGGCCTGCTCAAGGCACTGCGTCTCGAGGGCGTCAAGCAACGCTCCATGCAGCACCTGAGCAACACGCCGGGCCACACTGCCGGCGGCGCACGCAGCTGGCAGAAGCGCGTCCAGACCCTGGTCGAGACGCCGCGCCAGAAGAACGTCGAGCAGTACCTGATCAACACCGTCACGCCGGCACTGGCGGATGTCGCGAAGGAATTCGAGGCCCAGGGCCTGGATACTCGCGTCAATGACGAGGAAGACCGCAGTTATCTGCAGGTCAGCCACGGCGAGGAAGTCGACTTCGTCTACGGTGTGCGGGTGCGTGAATACGCAGCACCGGCCTTCGCGCTGCGCAACGTCAAGCGCAAGGGCACCAGCGACGTGGAACGCCAATACCGCGCCGAGGTCTTCCTGCGTGAGGGTGGCCAGACCTATGACGTCATGGGTTACACCAAGGAGCAGGTGATCGGCGACGTGCTGGACCAGTACGAGAAGCACATGCACTTCCTGCACATGGCGCGCAACTGA
- a CDS encoding sensor histidine kinase has product MTLSALRRRRLAWLALTASLLAGLMALFALWHWELARGERDARQHAATRLNFYASTLNAELSRFQWLPELLARQARVRIALGEQGTSTAATAPVMPSDQPDAASAAAPLGSSSDLNQHLRRVASASGAAAIFLTDRDGMTVAASNFDQPDSFVGYRYDYRPYFIDALARGRGEFFAVGNTTGRPGYFVSAPVLGAEGQPLGVMVVKVSLEALEDTWRQAGETVLLADANRIVLLASRRNWKYRALEAIEPQALDSIRAQQQFRGAPLTPLSRELEDGSLVLGDHHELAASEIVRLPTAAMGQRYLDESLASGPLGWQLHFLMPLRPLYIQARNVVLVGLAVILGLAMMALWMRERQARLGLIRREAVMMREINERLEERVAQRSRELEATRDELVQAGKLAALGTMAAGIAHELNQPLVGIRTYAASGGKLLARGVASAATRPELTARAAESAASNFTRISELSERLADMIRQLRVFVRPASQQAPVALALAPRIDFALELLAERITALDLTVEQGGLPRDIIVMGEQVRLEQLLTNLIRNALDALEGEQKAQQADQQTGQQSDAPDDERAAPRLRLSWQAWPAVTSLEGQPGGCLRIEDNGPGIDPALRATLFDPFTTTREVGEGMGMGLFLSYGLARDLGGQLRLADGASVSEPAEGSSLTEGAALAEGAALGGACFELWLRTPAPEATHAADGTEQQGSGQQSVT; this is encoded by the coding sequence ATGACGCTGAGTGCGCTGCGCCGTCGGCGTCTGGCCTGGCTGGCACTCACGGCCAGCCTGCTGGCCGGGCTGATGGCCTTGTTTGCCCTCTGGCACTGGGAGCTGGCGCGCGGCGAGCGTGATGCCCGCCAGCACGCCGCGACTCGCCTGAATTTCTACGCCAGCACGCTGAATGCTGAATTGTCGCGCTTCCAATGGCTGCCGGAATTGCTGGCGCGTCAGGCCCGTGTGCGCATCGCCCTCGGCGAGCAAGGCACCTCGACTGCGGCAACGGCGCCTGTTATGCCCTCAGATCAGCCCGATGCCGCCAGTGCCGCCGCTCCCCTCGGTTCGAGCAGTGACCTCAATCAGCATCTGCGGCGAGTCGCGAGTGCCTCCGGCGCGGCGGCTATCTTCCTGACCGATCGCGACGGCATGACCGTGGCTGCGAGCAACTTCGATCAGCCAGACAGCTTCGTCGGCTATCGCTATGACTACCGCCCCTACTTCATCGATGCCCTGGCGCGCGGACGCGGCGAGTTCTTCGCCGTCGGCAATACCACCGGGCGCCCGGGCTACTTCGTCTCGGCGCCGGTGCTGGGGGCCGAGGGGCAGCCGCTGGGCGTCATGGTGGTCAAGGTCTCGCTGGAAGCGCTGGAAGATACCTGGCGCCAGGCGGGAGAAACGGTGCTGCTCGCCGATGCCAATCGCATCGTGCTGCTGGCCTCGCGGCGTAACTGGAAGTATCGCGCGCTGGAGGCGATCGAACCTCAGGCACTGGACAGCATTCGGGCACAGCAGCAGTTTCGCGGGGCGCCGCTGACACCGCTGTCGCGGGAGCTGGAGGACGGCAGCCTGGTGCTGGGCGACCACCACGAACTGGCGGCGTCGGAGATCGTGCGGTTGCCGACGGCAGCGATGGGCCAGCGTTATCTGGATGAGTCGCTGGCCAGCGGACCGCTAGGCTGGCAGCTGCATTTTCTGATGCCGTTGCGGCCACTCTATATCCAGGCGCGCAATGTGGTGCTGGTCGGCCTCGCCGTGATCCTGGGGCTGGCGATGATGGCGTTGTGGATGCGCGAACGTCAGGCACGCCTGGGACTGATTCGGCGTGAAGCGGTGATGATGCGCGAGATCAACGAGCGCCTCGAGGAGCGTGTCGCCCAGCGCTCGCGCGAACTCGAGGCCACGCGTGACGAGCTGGTGCAGGCCGGCAAGCTGGCCGCGCTGGGCACCATGGCGGCCGGTATCGCCCATGAGCTCAATCAGCCGCTGGTCGGCATTCGCACCTACGCCGCCAGCGGCGGCAAGCTGCTGGCGCGGGGAGTCGCCTCCGCCGCTACGCGCCCCGAGTTGACCGCGCGTGCCGCAGAGTCCGCCGCCAGCAACTTCACGCGTATCAGTGAGCTGTCCGAGCGCCTGGCCGACATGATCCGTCAGCTGCGGGTCTTCGTGCGTCCGGCCAGTCAGCAGGCGCCCGTCGCCCTGGCGCTGGCACCGCGCATCGACTTCGCGCTGGAGCTGCTCGCCGAGCGAATCACCGCCCTCGACCTGACGGTGGAGCAGGGCGGGCTGCCCCGGGACATCATCGTGATGGGCGAACAGGTGCGTCTCGAGCAGTTGCTGACCAACCTGATCCGCAATGCACTCGATGCGCTGGAAGGGGAGCAGAAAGCGCAGCAGGCCGATCAACAGACCGGTCAGCAGAGCGATGCGCCGGACGACGAGCGCGCGGCCCCGCGATTGCGCCTCAGCTGGCAGGCCTGGCCGGCAGTGACCAGTCTTGAGGGACAGCCGGGCGGATGTCTGCGCATCGAGGACAATGGCCCCGGCATCGACCCTGCGCTGCGTGCCACGCTGTTCGACCCTTTCACCACCACACGCGAGGTCGGCGAGGGCATGGGGATGGGGTTGTTTCTGAGTTATGGCCTGGCGCGCGACCTCGGTGGCCAGCTGCGTCTGGCCGATGGCGCTTCAGTGTCTGAACCGGCTGAGGGCTCCTCGCTGACTGAGGGCGCTGCACTGGCTGAGGGCGCTGCGCTGGGCGGCGCCTGCTTCGAATTGTGGCTACGCACGCCGGCGCCGGAGGCAACGCATGCAGCCGACGGCACCGAACAACAAGGCAGCGGGCAGCAATCCGTGACATGA